The Paludibacter jiangxiensis DNA window TAAATTTGAAACGGCGATGGAGCATGTCGATTTGCATGTGAACCTGTTTGGATTTGTTGCTACGGAAGCGGCTTATACACAGGGTGAAGAGTGGCTCGGTCAGATGGTGGATTATCTGGAAGGAAATGCCCGAACAGTTGTTGATTACTGCGATAAAAATATTCCGGGAGTAAAAGCCATGATGCCCGAATCTTCTTTTTTGGTGTGGATCGACTTTGCGGAACTGGGCCTAAGTAACGAAGCTTTGCGAAAACTGATTATCGACAAAGCCGGGCTTGGATTGAATGACGGACCAACATTCGGTCCAGGAGGAGACGGCCATCAACGCATTAATGTGGGTTGTCCCCGCGCGTTGGTAGTAGAAGCCATGGAACGCATCGAAAAAGCGGTGAAGGCAATGTGATAATGTGCCAATATGAAAATGGAATCTTGGAATTTGAAACATGGGATTTTGAAATCACAAACTTCTAGGCCACAGATTCCTAAGTGGTAAATCGTAAATGTCTATCGGATAGTTTGCTTACATGTTTGTCCTGTAGGGACTCACTATGAATAACCCCGTACGTAGTGCGGGGAAAGAGAGAACAATCGCAGGTATCAACCCTGTGAGGGTTGACTATGGTTAACAATCGAATCGGGCAACCCACTATGGGGTTGAGGGGTCTGCTTATCGTCTGCCGTGCGTTACACGCACGGTTATTTAAAGTCAACCCTTTACAGGGTTAAATTGTAAATCGTAAATGTCTAAATTGTATATTCACCTATGCCAAAACTAACATTATTTATACAGGAAACCTGTCCGTTTTGTCGCCGGGCGTTGAGCTATATCGACGAACTGAAAAAGGACGGAGCATACCAGGAAATTGAACTCGAAATTGTGGACGAGAACATAGAAAAAGAGCGCGCCGATTCTTTCGATTATTACTATGTGCCGACTTTTTATCTCGGAGATGAAAAGCTGCATGAAGGTGGAATTTATCAGGAAGAGGTAAAAGCTTTGTTCGACGATGTCCTGAAACGGAGTTGAAGGCAGGTTTGACGATCATTCCTGTCTGGGGTTAAACCCAAATTGATCAATAGAAAAATTTCTATTGATCAATCGACGATTTTTGCAGATTACCTGCAAAAATATCGGGGTTAACCCTGACAAAAATATTATTTTTCGTCAGCCCTTCGGGCAAATTCCGCTGTTACGGAATTTGGGTTAAACCGACTTAAACGGTTTATTTTGTTCGCTTTTTTGCCTTGAAAGTCGGGGAAAAAGGTTATATTTGCATGATTTTTCAAAAACAAACAGAACACCACTATTTTTCAGAAAATGAAGGTATTAAAATTTGGAGGAACGTCTGTAGGGTCGGCTCAACGCTTCAAGGATGTTGCAAAGTTGATTTGTGATGGTAATCAAAATCTTGTAGTACTGTCGGCTATGTCGGGCACAACCAACACTTTGGTGGAAATATCAGACTATTTCTACAAAAAGAATCCGGTAGGAGCCCTGGAAGTAATCAACGCGCTGGAAAAAAAGTATTTGAATACAACCAAAGAACTTTATGCTGCTGACGAAACCAGACAAGAAGCAGAAGTTGAAATAAAAAAACTGCTTAATTATATCCGTACATTCTCGAAAAGTATTTTTACTCTTTTCGAAGAAAAAATCATTCTGGCTCAGGGCGAAATGCTCTCAACCACGATGATGAACATTTATCTGAAAGAAATCGGTGTGAAATCGGTTTTGTTGC harbors:
- a CDS encoding glutaredoxin family protein, whose protein sequence is MPKLTLFIQETCPFCRRALSYIDELKKDGAYQEIELEIVDENIEKERADSFDYYYVPTFYLGDEKLHEGGIYQEEVKALFDDVLKRS